ACTGCAGCGACTTTCGCGAGGGAAGATAGCCTCGTCCTCGCCCGTCCCGGATGACACGGCCTATGTCACCTATACCTCAGGTACGACCGGGCGACCCAAGGGGGTGGTTATTCCCCGCAAGGCCCTGACAAACTTCCTGCATGCCATCACGGAAAGACTGGCCTATGGCGCGCAGGAAACACTTCTGGCCGTCACGGCCTGGACATTTGATATTGCCGTGCTCGAAATGCTCCTGCCGCTCACATCCGGCGGGGCCTGTGTCATTGCCAGCCGCGAGGATATCCTGGAACCAGGCCGTCTGGCAGCCCTTGTTCGGGAACATGGCATCACAGCCATGCAAGCGACCCCGACGCTGTGGCAGACCCTGCTCGGCACAGCCGAGAGCAGCGCCCTGCAGGGTATAATGCTCATGAGCGGCGGCGAGGCGATGCCAGCCCATATGGCGCGCCAGATGCTGCATCTCGGCCGGGCGGTGCATAATCTGTATGGCCCCACGGAAACCACGATCTGGTCTACGACGCATCATCTCGACCCTCAGGAAACCGATACGCCGGCCGCTGGGCATGCTCTGGCCAATACACAGCTTTACATCATCGGGCCCGATCAAACCCCGCTGCCAGATGGCGTTGTCGGCGAATTGCTGATTGCGGGTGATGGCGTTGCCTCGGGCTATCTCAATCAGCCGGAACTCACGGCAAGCCGCTTCATCCCCGACCCTCTTGGGGTACCTGGACACAAGGCCTATCGCACAGGCGATCGGGCGGCAATTGGACATGACGGGACGTTGACCGTCTTTGGGCGCGGCGACCAGCAGATCAAGATACGCGGGATGCGTATCGAACCCAGTGAGATCGAGAGTACGTTGCTTAGCCTGCCAGAAATCCTGCAGGCCGCCGTGATGATCGAGAAAGACCCTGCACGCGGCACGTCTCTCCTCGCCGCCTATCTCGTACCCGCAACCCATGGCGCAAAGCTCGACCCTTCACAGATCAGACGCACCCTTCTTGGCCTGCTTCCCCCCCAGATGATCCCGGTGCGTATCGTCTGCGTCGAGACACTGCCGCGCATGACAAGCGGCAAGCTTGACCGGGCGGCGCTGGCCTCCCTGCGTGAAGAGACGGAGACGACAACCTTCACCGAAGCCCGCACCCCGGCGGAACGCAGGCTGAGCGCATTATGGGGCGAACTGCTCGATCTCGAACGCGTCGACATCCATACCAGCTTCTTCGAACTCGGCGGCGACAGCCTCATGGTCGTACAGATGATCGCCTGCCTCTCACGCGAGGGTTACGCGCTTCCTGTCGGGCAGGTTTTTGCCGCTCCTACAATTGCCCTTCTGGCTCCCCTGCTCGAAGGGGGCTCGGTCACCTGCGACCCGCTTGCGCCATGCCTTGCCATACGGGAACAGGGACACAACGCGCCGGTCTTCTGTTTTCATCCCGTGATCGGCATGAGCTGGAACTTCAACACGCTGGCCCCACTCCTTTCTGAGTCCCATCCGGTCTATGGCCTGCAGGATGCCGGGCTCCTGCTGAAGAACGATGCGCCCGCCACGCTCGCGGCCCTGGCGGCCTTCTATGTTGCCGAATTGCGGCGTTTGCAGCCGCACGGCCCCTATCATCTGGTCGGGTGGTCCATGGGTGGCGTTGTTGCCCATGAAATTGCGTCTCTCCTAAGACAGGAGGGGGAGGAGATAGCCCTGTTGGCCATGCTGGATTCTTATCCCTGCCTGCTCCAGGATCAGAGCCTTGCGCCGGATAGCCCCCAGGCCATACGCGCTGCCCTGCAATTCCTGCAGATCGCTCCGGTCGAGGATGCAGCCTTGCCCGATACGCTCGATGGCCTGGCCGATCTGTTTCTGGAAACACTGGACACAACGGTGCTTCCGGATCTGCCTGAAATCGACCTCAATGCCCTGACCAGCCTTGCCGAGAAGCTGCGCCTGATCACCAGACGCAATATCGAGATGCTGCTCGCCCATGTTCCGACGCCCAATGATGCCGATATCCTGTTCCTCAGGGCTGCGGACAAGGGAAGCCAGAACGAGGTGACGATCATCTCGGACGACCCGTATGCCTGGAGGGCGTACAGCTCTGGCCATATCACGGCCCATGACCTTGACTGCCGTCATGGCGATATGCTGCTGCCCGGCCATGTCGAGACCGTTGCGCGTTGGATCAATATCGGCCTCGCGCAGGACCGCACGCCCGCATCCTGCCTCTCTGCCGCCTGACCGGATGCCGCCATGAAAATCGTGATCTTCACCATCGGCACGCAGGGCGATGCGCGTCCGTTCGTCGCCCTTGGGCAGGGCCTCGCCAGACGGGGTCACGACGTCTGCATTGCCACATCAGCGCGCCACGAAGCCCTCATAAGGGGCGGTGGTCTCAGGTTTGCGCCCATCGAGTCCGATTTCGCCGACCTGATGACACAGGAACATGCTGTGCTGGAAAAGGGAAACCAGTTGCGCATGGGATGGCAGGTCGCTCGTGCCCTGTGTCGGTGGATGCCTCTCTGGGTCAGGCAGGCGATGGAAGCCACGAAAAGAGCAGAACTCGTCATCGGATCGGGCTCCGGCACGATACTCGGAGCCTCGATTGCCCAGAAGCGGGGCATAGCGTTCGTTCAGGCGCAATTCATGCCCATGACCCCGTCGAAATGGGTGCCTCCCCTGTGGCCGAACCCGGCCCTGCGCTTGCCCGGTATCCTGCATAAGGCGCTGACCCATGTGGCACGATTCCTGATCTGGCGTTTCATGTCGTTTCCGGTGGCGATCATGCGTCGCGAGCTGTCCCTGCCTCCCATTGGCTGGAAGGGACCGTGGTCCGAAACGGACAGCGCGGGTAACAGGCGCTATCTGCTTTATGCCTTCAGCCGGCACATCCAGCCCCAACCCGCTGACTGGTCGCGTGACCGCATTGCCGTAACCGGGAGCTGGTTCTACGACCAGAAAACAAGCTGGCGCCCCTCACCGGAGCTGGAAGCATTTCTCGCCGCCGGTCCTGCCCCGGTCTATGTCGGGTTTGGCAGCATGATGACCGGCAACCCGGAGAAATTTACCGCGCTCATTCTCAGGGCCCTGCGCCTGACCGGGCGACGCGCGATCGTCGCGACAGGCTGGGGAGCGCTCAAAAACCTCAAGCCCGACCAGGAGGGGGATATCTTTTTCATCGACAACGCCCCCCATGACTGGCTTTTTCCCCGCGTATCCCTTGCGGTTCATCACGGGGGCGCTGGAACGGTGGCGGCTGCCACGCGCGCCGGCCTGCCTCAGGTGATCATACCGTTTCTGGCTGACCAGTTTTTCTGGAGCTGGCGCCTGAAGGTTATCGGTATCAGCCCGATGCGCCTGTCGCGCAGGACACTCACCGCCGAAAGGCTGGCCGAGGCCATCGGGCGCGCAACAACACGCGCTCCGCGCGACAAGGCCGCCTCATTGCGTCCACTGATCGAAGCAGAGCAGGGTGTCGAGAGCGCCATCGACATACTTGAGGGCTGGGGCCTGTTGAGGCAGGAAACCCGGAGTGCCACCCTGACCACAGGGATATTACCGCGTTGACGCCAGCCAAGCCCTCTACCGAGCAAGCTCATGATCGCTCATGCAGACCGGAGCATGCCGTGCCCTCAGCGCCTTCGGGCATGGCAGGCGCGCCACAGGCTGTGATCAGGGTGGAGAAGCTGGTCAAATCCTACGGGGATCGGCAGGTTGTCTCGGGTCTGGATTTCACGGTCGCTCGCGGTGAGATTTTCGCCTTTCTGGGGCCCAACGGCGCAGGCAAGACCACCACGATCAAGATGCTGACCACCCTGCTTCCCCCTGATAGCGGACGCATCCTGTTGAATGGCATCGATCTGGCCAATGACCCGATGGAAGCCAGGCGTCATTTCGGCGTGGTCTTCCAGGAATGTACCCTGGACCCTGCCATGACCGTGCAGGAGAATCTCTGGATCCATTGCGCTTTCTACCGCATCCCGCGTGCCGAGAGAGCGTCACGTATTGCAGACGCGCTAACCCTGTTCGATATGACGGACCACGCGCGGCAGATGGTCAGGACCCTGAGTGGCGGTCTCAAGCGGCGGGTCGAGATCGCCAGATCCCTGCTGCACCGCCCAGCCCTGATTTTTCTGGATGAGCCGACTCTCGGGCTCGACCCGCAATCACGGCGTGTGCTGTGGGATCATCTACAGGCGTTGCAGGCCCATCAGGGTACGACCATTTTCCTGACGAGCCATTATCTCGATGAGGTCGAACGCGTTGCACAGAGCGTCGCTGTGATCAAACAAGGACGCATCCTGACCCAAGGCGCGGTCAGCGCTGTGATGGATCATGCCCAGCAAGGTTCGCTGGAAGACAGCTTCCTCTCTCTGACCGCCGGGGAAGAGCCGCGTTGATGATCGATGTCATCTATAATTTATGGCTCAGGCAAATCAGGAGCTTCTTGCGTGCGCGAGGCCGGCTGATTTCGGCGCTGGCACAGCCTTTCCTGTTTCTCGTTGCCCTCGGTCTGGGCTTTGCGCCAGTTTTTCGCAAGGCGGGCGAAGGGGATTATTTCACGTTCCTCGCACCGGGTGTGGTGGGCGCAGGTATCCTGTTCAACACGGTCTATTCAGGTGCGGATTTGCTGTGGGACAGGCAGTTCGGGTTCATCAAGGAGACACTGGTCTCGCCGGTTTCCCGACACTGGATCCTGCTCGGGCGTGCGCTGGGTGTGGCAAGTGTCGCGTTGATCCAGGCTATCATCGTGAGTGTGATATGCCTGACACTGGCAGGTGTTCTCCCTTCACCCGCCCATCTGGCGCTCGCCTTAGCCTTTGCCCTGCTTCTGGCTTTGCTCTTTGCCTTTTTCGGCTCGGTGCTGGGCTCCGTCATGAGCGATGCCCAAAGCTTTTCACAAACCGTCAATTTTATCCTGACGCCGCTTTTCTATCTTTCCGGCGCTGTCTTCCCCCTTGAAGGGCAGAGCCGCCTTATCAGGGGACTCGCCTTCAGCAACCCGCTGACCTACGGCATTGACGGCATGAGAGGCGCCCTGACCGGCCACGCTATGCTGGACCCACTTTTGTCCCTGTCGGTGCTCGGCGTCACAACCCTTCTTATGGCTCTTGCCGCCCAGATAGCGTTCTCCCGCATTCGGCCCTGACCCTTCAGAGATCAGGCGCCTTTGGCCTTCCTCCCCATTTCGCCGTGGCAGACAGAATCCCTGCGCGGCAGTCCGGCCTGAAACAGTATCGCACCATTGACCAGCAAACCCGGAAGAGCCGGACTCAGACCAAAGGGGCCCCAGTCCAAGGCGAAAACCACGCCACCCGATACAAGCCCGAGGAACAGGGCAGCAAGCAGCCGTCCAGGGGAAACGCGATATCCCGTCACGCAAAGCAGCACGGCGGGTAGGAGCTGCACCAGCCCTACATAGAACAGCCGGTTGAGTGTCACGATCAGCGCGGTATGCAGGGCAGCTGTCAGCACGGAAAGGCCAAGATAGAGCGCAATGATGGCCAGACCCGTACGCTTTTGCGCAGGGGCAGAAAGATGCGGCGTGAAACTGCCGGTGACGATCGCCGCAAGGCTGAGGCACACCGCCCCGAGCCAGACGAGCGCGGTCAGGGCCACTGCGCCTGAGACGATCCCGACACCCCACCCCGGCAGAAGATGCGACGCTACCGAGAGAAAGACTGAGTCGGGCCGTCCCATAATGACGGGATGGGTCAGGCCGAAACACGCAATGACGACCAGCAGCGGAAACAGCACCATATAGAGC
The sequence above is drawn from the Asaia bogorensis NBRC 16594 genome and encodes:
- a CDS encoding ABC transporter ATP-binding protein, which gives rise to MPSAPSGMAGAPQAVIRVEKLVKSYGDRQVVSGLDFTVARGEIFAFLGPNGAGKTTTIKMLTTLLPPDSGRILLNGIDLANDPMEARRHFGVVFQECTLDPAMTVQENLWIHCAFYRIPRAERASRIADALTLFDMTDHARQMVRTLSGGLKRRVEIARSLLHRPALIFLDEPTLGLDPQSRRVLWDHLQALQAHQGTTIFLTSHYLDEVERVAQSVAVIKQGRILTQGAVSAVMDHAQQGSLEDSFLSLTAGEEPR
- a CDS encoding ABC transporter permease, yielding MIDVIYNLWLRQIRSFLRARGRLISALAQPFLFLVALGLGFAPVFRKAGEGDYFTFLAPGVVGAGILFNTVYSGADLLWDRQFGFIKETLVSPVSRHWILLGRALGVASVALIQAIIVSVICLTLAGVLPSPAHLALALAFALLLALLFAFFGSVLGSVMSDAQSFSQTVNFILTPLFYLSGAVFPLEGQSRLIRGLAFSNPLTYGIDGMRGALTGHAMLDPLLSLSVLGVTTLLMALAAQIAFSRIRP
- a CDS encoding non-ribosomal peptide synthetase; translation: MLHENRVATLPLTTAQRGLWMTQFLAPSGSSLNIAEAIHLRGALRTDLFIEALTCVQAEAETLRTAIVKKPEGPVYTIRPPGSVTCPVIAFHDMPDPEQSARDWMLERLRAPLDLEHDPLWQNALLQLSDTYHIWFHCCHHAVLDGFAGGMVAARVAAHYSARYDGISPPEAAFLPLSTLHEQEQAYRQSPCFEKDKAYWSEALSEAPEPVSLSLRPQRAPSGEAGGAITRAVFMSDERAESLTRIGRALEATLPQTLTALLVAYLYRVTGQSDLVVGMPVSARANRQLRHTPGMVANAVALRFRIAPKTSFADLVGMARRAMRNALRHQQYRYEDMRRDLGMFSNTTQISRIGINIEPFDYNLSFGPITARNENLSNGAMEDLTIFVFDRKDGAGLCFQCDANPALYAAHELDAHLTRILRLAEQIANVPDTTLDHLSLLTPEERDAQEARNRTTRRDWPTTPLTKLIDHGVSRGSGPLVSDAYGVMTREVFLRQSGALAEQLRAEGMGPGKLVALALPRDRRMILAVAAVLQAGAAWLPLDIASPQARAKLILEDAEPSAVIVPDAAHLDWAAEYTAWALASDASTLQRLSRGKIASSSPVPDDTAYVTYTSGTTGRPKGVVIPRKALTNFLHAITERLAYGAQETLLAVTAWTFDIAVLEMLLPLTSGGACVIASREDILEPGRLAALVREHGITAMQATPTLWQTLLGTAESSALQGIMLMSGGEAMPAHMARQMLHLGRAVHNLYGPTETTIWSTTHHLDPQETDTPAAGHALANTQLYIIGPDQTPLPDGVVGELLIAGDGVASGYLNQPELTASRFIPDPLGVPGHKAYRTGDRAAIGHDGTLTVFGRGDQQIKIRGMRIEPSEIESTLLSLPEILQAAVMIEKDPARGTSLLAAYLVPATHGAKLDPSQIRRTLLGLLPPQMIPVRIVCVETLPRMTSGKLDRAALASLREETETTTFTEARTPAERRLSALWGELLDLERVDIHTSFFELGGDSLMVVQMIACLSREGYALPVGQVFAAPTIALLAPLLEGGSVTCDPLAPCLAIREQGHNAPVFCFHPVIGMSWNFNTLAPLLSESHPVYGLQDAGLLLKNDAPATLAALAAFYVAELRRLQPHGPYHLVGWSMGGVVAHEIASLLRQEGEEIALLAMLDSYPCLLQDQSLAPDSPQAIRAALQFLQIAPVEDAALPDTLDGLADLFLETLDTTVLPDLPEIDLNALTSLAEKLRLITRRNIEMLLAHVPTPNDADILFLRAADKGSQNEVTIISDDPYAWRAYSSGHITAHDLDCRHGDMLLPGHVETVARWINIGLAQDRTPASCLSAA
- a CDS encoding glycosyltransferase — its product is MKIVIFTIGTQGDARPFVALGQGLARRGHDVCIATSARHEALIRGGGLRFAPIESDFADLMTQEHAVLEKGNQLRMGWQVARALCRWMPLWVRQAMEATKRAELVIGSGSGTILGASIAQKRGIAFVQAQFMPMTPSKWVPPLWPNPALRLPGILHKALTHVARFLIWRFMSFPVAIMRRELSLPPIGWKGPWSETDSAGNRRYLLYAFSRHIQPQPADWSRDRIAVTGSWFYDQKTSWRPSPELEAFLAAGPAPVYVGFGSMMTGNPEKFTALILRALRLTGRRAIVATGWGALKNLKPDQEGDIFFIDNAPHDWLFPRVSLAVHHGGAGTVAAATRAGLPQVIIPFLADQFFWSWRLKVIGISPMRLSRRTLTAERLAEAIGRATTRAPRDKAASLRPLIEAEQGVESAIDILEGWGLLRQETRSATLTTGILPR